A window from Nodularia sp. NIES-3585 encodes these proteins:
- a CDS encoding ISLre2 family transposase: protein MEKNIYATLDLSKSLSDFKIQVTKLLELTDVREWDGRIVKEKEQKIREAALVLAGQCIALFLYNLSTSQEALDTAINQTQGWWQPETHKHGWRKRQILTIGNVLVTLNLPYVVTRSAKKEKNKLENQGFCPFLKWLGMSSGLTPLVWSTVAQYGAIASSFEAAHTILMGWGINISLKRIERLTYSFGKIGINLRQSKILNRELGNLPNGNVLKGQKVVIAVDGGRTKIRINKKGRKNSQTNRHGFIGKWIEPKLVTIYVVDEQGKKIKNSDIPITNDGTYGDYKVFLQILEAHLVSLGINQAKQVLLIADGAEWIWIHIPPLLERLGCPTETYQLFDFYHVTEHLQIFADVAFNDEKERQHWFRKARKTLKKGNALALIKQMDEFIRKTTGERCKTMVSQRDYLLRAYREGRLNYAKILLQNLPIGSGAIESLIRQVVNLRMKGNSKFWLKDNAEIMLHLRCQWMAGSWNNFCDSILTSFIKPKPVG from the coding sequence ATGGAAAAAAATATATATGCAACTTTGGATTTGAGCAAATCATTGTCAGATTTTAAAATACAGGTGACAAAACTTTTAGAATTGACTGATGTCAGAGAATGGGATGGGCGAATTGTTAAAGAAAAAGAACAAAAAATTAGAGAAGCAGCACTTGTTTTAGCTGGTCAATGTATTGCATTATTTCTATATAATCTTTCCACTTCTCAAGAAGCTCTTGACACAGCAATAAATCAAACTCAAGGTTGGTGGCAACCTGAAACTCATAAACATGGGTGGAGAAAAAGACAAATTTTAACAATCGGAAATGTTTTAGTTACTCTAAACCTACCATATGTAGTCACAAGAAGTGCAAAAAAAGAGAAAAATAAACTGGAAAATCAAGGCTTCTGCCCATTTTTGAAATGGTTGGGGATGTCATCTGGATTAACGCCATTAGTTTGGTCAACTGTTGCCCAGTATGGTGCAATTGCGAGTTCTTTTGAAGCTGCTCACACAATCTTAATGGGTTGGGGAATTAATATTAGTTTAAAACGGATTGAACGACTCACGTATAGTTTTGGTAAAATCGGCATTAACCTACGCCAATCTAAAATATTGAATCGGGAATTAGGAAATTTACCTAATGGTAATGTCCTGAAAGGACAGAAAGTTGTAATTGCTGTAGATGGTGGAAGGACTAAAATCAGAATTAATAAAAAAGGAAGAAAAAACTCCCAGACAAACCGTCATGGCTTTATAGGTAAATGGATTGAGCCAAAGTTAGTAACAATTTATGTCGTGGATGAACAAGGTAAAAAAATCAAGAACTCTGATATTCCTATTACTAATGATGGAACTTATGGTGACTATAAAGTATTTTTGCAAATTTTAGAAGCACACTTAGTTAGTTTGGGAATTAATCAAGCAAAGCAAGTCTTATTAATTGCAGATGGGGCTGAATGGATCTGGATACATATTCCTCCCCTTCTAGAACGTTTAGGATGCCCCACTGAAACTTATCAATTATTTGATTTTTATCACGTTACCGAGCATTTACAGATTTTTGCAGATGTGGCTTTTAATGATGAAAAAGAGCGTCAACATTGGTTTAGAAAAGCCCGAAAAACCTTAAAGAAAGGTAATGCTCTGGCTTTAATAAAGCAGATGGATGAATTTATTAGAAAAACTACTGGAGAGCGTTGTAAAACAATGGTTTCACAGAGAGATTATCTTTTACGTGCATACCGTGAAGGGCGGTTGAATTACGCTAAAATTTTATTACAAAACCTACCTATTGGTAGTGGTGCAATTGAGAGTTTAATCAGACAAGTTGTCAATTTAAGAATGAAGGGTAACAGTAAATTTTGGTTGAAAGATAATGCAGAAATTATGTTACATCTCCGCTGTCAATGGATGGCTGGTAGTTGGAACAATTTCTGCGATTCAATTTTAACTTCCTTCATTAAACCAAAACCTGTTGGATAA
- a CDS encoding AIPR family protein, with the protein MPKTWILKIDNYFNANPNCIIATAHIDKFPTDLPLEPNIREPNRRSATYRQILDSLTIQPEKFFERHSGIVLCANKVKPNKTQTELELEILEASEGGSDGIINGGHTVLAFEQARNYKYNLSQAKVKVTIHIGLNEAEAKDIALASNTTSPVDSRSKVNARGDYEFIKQYLAELERTEDRKFRVAYYQNQTGAPRNSQCNVTHLFKLMNCLDRNRYNPDGNKRTKHPTGMSTPSHITDAERERLSKLLPLLSQAMWIEQRLYEIVQEHISNPRRKGVNDLASIDTRKNTLLPDSKYSFGFGAPTDLALPIVASYRVFLDEDYNWIIPFDELAENFLQHLWGNHYRKYLVSEKMAGNTIGTKVSRSQELWESLYISAQSYLNQHLMKMVNSSKSDSFALTAK; encoded by the coding sequence ATGCCGAAAACTTGGATTCTGAAAATAGATAACTATTTCAATGCCAACCCCAATTGCATTATCGCCACGGCCCACATTGATAAGTTTCCTACAGACTTACCCCTAGAACCTAACATCCGCGAACCCAACCGCAGAAGTGCTACTTACAGACAAATATTGGATTCGTTAACGATTCAACCCGAAAAATTCTTTGAGCGGCACAGTGGAATTGTACTGTGTGCCAACAAAGTCAAACCCAATAAAACCCAAACCGAACTGGAACTAGAAATACTCGAAGCTTCCGAAGGGGGTAGCGATGGCATCATCAATGGCGGTCACACAGTTCTAGCATTTGAGCAAGCGAGGAATTATAAATATAACCTCAGCCAAGCTAAAGTCAAAGTTACCATCCATATTGGTTTAAATGAAGCAGAAGCCAAAGATATTGCTTTGGCTTCCAATACCACTTCCCCCGTAGATTCTCGCTCCAAAGTCAACGCCAGGGGTGATTATGAATTTATCAAGCAGTATTTAGCCGAGTTAGAAAGAACGGAAGATAGAAAGTTTAGAGTTGCCTATTACCAAAACCAAACTGGCGCTCCCAGAAATTCCCAGTGTAATGTTACTCATCTCTTTAAGTTGATGAACTGCTTGGACAGAAACAGGTATAACCCGGATGGGAATAAAAGAACCAAGCACCCCACAGGTATGAGTACCCCCAGTCATATCACAGATGCTGAGAGAGAAAGATTGAGTAAGCTACTCCCTCTGCTTTCGCAAGCTATGTGGATTGAACAAAGACTCTACGAAATTGTTCAAGAGCATATCAGCAACCCCAGAAGAAAGGGTGTAAATGATTTAGCATCAATTGATACACGCAAAAATACTCTGCTTCCCGATAGTAAGTATTCTTTTGGGTTTGGTGCGCCAACTGACCTCGCTTTACCTATAGTTGCCTCCTATCGGGTCTTCCTGGATGAGGATTACAACTGGATTATTCCTTTTGACGAGTTGGCTGAGAACTTTCTGCAACATCTGTGGGGGAATCATTATCGGAAATATTTGGTTTCTGAGAAAATGGCAGGGAATACAATCGGGACTAAAGTCAGTCGCTCTCAAGAGCTTTGGGAGAGTTTGTACATCTCCGCCCAAAGTTATCTGAATCAGCATCTGATGAAAATGGTTAATTCTAGCAAAAGCGATTCCTTCGCGTTGACAGCAAAATAG
- a CDS encoding tetratricopeptide repeat protein: MEAMEAIDLEQAQLWYEKGIEYITKGNLDEVERCFTAALYYNPNFAEVHNAIGLILLRIEKYPGAIQLFDSALAMNLNFAEAYSNRALARSKICHKTEFNLLLDDLNKAISLKPDLAEAYFNRAWVHKAFLIDNQAAIQDYNQAISINPEYIEAYLHRGDTYFLSGELEESIQDFDKALALDTDYVEAYRSRGVARFQLGDVDGAKDDLFKAFDLFYAQNNIVHCVFTRSVIMRLFPDYEIYKHLFGVENKMAT, translated from the coding sequence ATGGAAGCTATGGAAGCTATTGATTTAGAACAAGCACAACTTTGGTACGAAAAAGGAATTGAATATATTACCAAAGGAAATTTAGATGAGGTTGAACGCTGTTTTACGGCAGCACTTTATTATAATCCTAACTTTGCTGAAGTTCATAATGCTATTGGTTTAATTTTATTGAGAATAGAGAAATATCCAGGAGCAATCCAACTTTTTGATAGTGCATTGGCGATGAACCTTAACTTTGCTGAAGCATATAGTAATCGCGCTTTAGCTCGTTCAAAAATTTGTCATAAAACCGAATTCAATTTACTGCTTGATGATTTAAATAAAGCTATATCGTTGAAACCAGATTTAGCTGAAGCTTATTTTAATCGGGCTTGGGTTCATAAAGCTTTTCTGATTGATAATCAAGCAGCAATCCAAGATTATAATCAAGCTATTTCCATAAATCCTGAATATATAGAAGCCTATCTTCACAGGGGCGACACTTATTTTTTATCTGGGGAATTAGAAGAATCCATCCAAGATTTTGATAAGGCGTTAGCTCTAGATACTGACTATGTGGAAGCTTACAGAAGCAGAGGAGTAGCCAGATTTCAATTAGGTGATGTGGATGGAGCCAAGGATGATTTATTTAAAGCCTTTGACTTGTTTTATGCTCAAAATAATATCGTTCATTGTGTTTTTACTAGGAGTGTGATTATGAGATTATTTCCTGACTATGAAATATACAAGCATTTGTTTGGTGTAGAAAATAAAATGGCTACATAG